The proteins below come from a single Kitasatospora sp. NBC_00315 genomic window:
- a CDS encoding DUF1918 domain-containing protein — protein MHAAVGDQLHIHSRAVGMTDRTGEITEVRGPNGEPPYLVHFEDGHEGLVYPGPDTVVEHSRKIS, from the coding sequence GTGCATGCAGCGGTAGGTGACCAGCTCCACATCCACAGCAGGGCGGTGGGCATGACGGACCGCACCGGTGAGATCACCGAGGTGCGCGGCCCCAACGGCGAACCGCCGTACCTGGTCCACTTCGAGGACGGCCACGAGGGGCTCGTCTACCCGGGCCCGGACACCGTCGTCGAGCACAGCAGGAAGATCAGCTGA
- a CDS encoding amphi-Trp domain-containing protein codes for MKDLKFEQKGSLSRVEAAELLSALAAGLKRGGQVELDLGPGVLSMHMPDELRSEIEVEVGEEEIELEIELKWSTRKAEPHEKPS; via the coding sequence ATGAAGGATCTGAAGTTCGAGCAGAAGGGCTCACTCTCGCGCGTCGAGGCGGCTGAACTGCTCTCCGCACTCGCGGCCGGGCTGAAGCGCGGCGGTCAGGTCGAGCTCGATCTCGGACCGGGAGTACTGAGCATGCACATGCCCGACGAGCTCCGCAGCGAGATCGAGGTGGAGGTGGGCGAGGAGGAGATCGAGCTCGAGATCGAGCTCAAGTGGTCGACCAGGAAGGCCGAGCCGCACGAGAAGCCCTCGTAG
- a CDS encoding TetR family transcriptional regulator, with the protein MRADTDRQEPAGRSGTRRRPVQQRSQERYERIVDACAALLDEAGATALTTKAVAQRARVPIGTLYQFFSGKESLLAALAARNLERYLDRLARRLAERPAGGTAPTVAGFVELAVEEFVAMKRALPGFGQVDFGLVVPTPAGVRDDLHLLDTALDNNTAVALRLQELGGGLFAAGPACGPDGGPDLGGRPDGGPDPGGRPGVALTLRVALEAADAVLKLAFRTDPDGDPVLIAECKRLLVRYLAAPPGSD; encoded by the coding sequence ATGAGGGCGGACACGGACCGGCAGGAGCCCGCCGGGCGCAGCGGCACCCGGCGCCGGCCGGTGCAGCAGCGCAGCCAGGAGCGGTACGAGCGGATCGTCGACGCCTGCGCGGCGCTGCTCGACGAGGCCGGCGCCACCGCCCTCACCACCAAGGCGGTCGCCCAGCGCGCCCGGGTCCCGATCGGCACGCTCTACCAGTTCTTCTCCGGCAAGGAGAGCCTGCTGGCCGCGCTCGCCGCCCGGAACCTGGAGCGCTACCTCGACCGGCTGGCCCGGCGGCTGGCGGAGCGGCCCGCGGGCGGGACGGCTCCGACGGTGGCCGGGTTCGTGGAGCTGGCCGTGGAGGAGTTCGTCGCCATGAAGCGGGCCCTGCCGGGCTTCGGGCAGGTCGACTTCGGCCTGGTCGTGCCCACCCCGGCCGGCGTCCGCGACGACCTGCACCTGCTCGACACCGCGCTGGACAACAACACGGCGGTGGCGCTGCGCCTTCAGGAGCTCGGTGGCGGCCTCTTCGCGGCGGGGCCCGCCTGCGGGCCGGACGGCGGCCCGGACCTCGGCGGCCGGCCGGACGGCGGCCCGGACCCAGGCGGCCGGCCGGGCGTCGCCCTCACCCTGCGGGTCGCCCTGGAGGCCGCCGACGCGGTGCTGAAACTGGCCTTCCGCACCGACCCGGACGGGGATCCGGTGCTGATCGCCGAGTGCAAACGCCTGCTCGTCCGTTATCTGGCCGCGCCGCCGGGGAGCGACTGA